In one Leptospiraceae bacterium genomic region, the following are encoded:
- a CDS encoding glutamate--tRNA ligase, translated as MFEEVRTRFAPSPSGFLHVGGARTALFNYLYAKSTGGKFIVRVEDTDQARSTEASMKVILESLKWLGIHWDEGPEVGGEYGPYIQSERLSTYKQFTERLLSEGKAYRCFCTPEELETKKKQAEEKGEPSIYDGTDANLSEEEIQKKLEQGIPYAIRLHVPAKTLQVNDLVQGKVKFDTRHLGDFIIVKSDGFPSYNYAVVIDDYLMKISHVIRGVGHLPNTPRQIVISEALGFPLPSYAHVSEIVGTDGKKLSKRAGATSILAFRDLGYTPQCFVNYMALLGWMPEDEEEFMPDKKAETTFRIEKCSKSPATFDVFKKQKADEALDFNSLSLEQLAENLNPKSKLNWLSNKHIRHIDIKELAVQTLPFIEAVAEIPEQVKKVDSEELISILSSIRVYLDRLSQAAPYITEFFQTEIQTENEEAKKMLEGDGEKVALLFRKKVLEKKPADVEAYKAIMKEVEQESGQKGRGLFMPIRVFTTGKIHGLELPILFSLLGVDKLQKRMESIAKHTGLQV; from the coding sequence ATGTTTGAGGAAGTGAGAACCCGTTTTGCTCCATCTCCCAGTGGATTTTTACATGTAGGCGGAGCAAGAACCGCTCTATTTAACTATCTCTATGCGAAGTCTACCGGAGGTAAGTTCATTGTCCGGGTAGAAGATACCGATCAGGCTCGTTCTACAGAAGCTTCGATGAAAGTGATCTTAGAATCCCTGAAATGGCTCGGGATCCACTGGGACGAGGGTCCGGAAGTAGGAGGAGAATACGGCCCCTACATTCAATCGGAAAGACTTTCCACCTACAAACAATTCACGGAACGCCTGCTCTCCGAAGGAAAGGCCTATCGCTGTTTTTGCACTCCCGAAGAATTAGAGACCAAGAAAAAACAGGCGGAAGAAAAAGGAGAACCGAGTATCTATGATGGAACCGATGCGAATCTTTCCGAAGAAGAGATCCAGAAAAAACTGGAACAGGGTATTCCCTATGCTATTCGCCTTCACGTACCGGCCAAAACTCTCCAGGTAAATGATCTGGTTCAGGGGAAAGTAAAGTTCGATACCCGTCACCTCGGAGATTTTATTATTGTTAAATCAGATGGTTTTCCTTCCTACAATTATGCAGTAGTAATCGATGATTATTTAATGAAAATAAGCCACGTTATTCGCGGAGTCGGCCATCTACCGAATACACCCAGACAAATTGTCATTTCTGAAGCTTTGGGTTTTCCCCTTCCTTCTTATGCCCATGTATCTGAAATTGTAGGAACGGATGGAAAGAAACTTTCGAAACGAGCCGGTGCCACATCCATACTGGCTTTTCGTGACCTGGGTTATACTCCGCAGTGCTTCGTGAATTATATGGCTTTACTGGGCTGGATGCCGGAAGATGAAGAAGAATTCATGCCGGACAAGAAAGCTGAGACCACATTTCGTATCGAGAAATGTTCCAAATCGCCTGCGACCTTTGACGTATTTAAAAAGCAAAAAGCGGATGAGGCTCTTGACTTCAATAGCCTTAGCCTCGAACAATTGGCTGAAAATTTAAATCCCAAATCTAAGCTGAACTGGCTTTCTAATAAACATATTCGTCATATAGATATCAAAGAACTTGCCGTTCAAACCCTCCCCTTTATTGAGGCAGTAGCTGAAATTCCCGAACAGGTAAAAAAAGTGGACAGCGAAGAACTTATCTCGATTCTTTCTTCTATCCGGGTGTACCTCGACAGGTTGTCTCAGGCGGCTCCCTATATAACCGAATTTTTCCAGACAGAAATTCAGACAGAAAACGAAGAAGCAAAGAAAATGTTAGAAGGAGATGGAGAGAAAGTGGCTCTCTTGTTTCGTAAGAAAGTTCTGGAAAAGAAACCCGCAGATGTGGAAGCTTATAAAGCCATCATGAAAGAAGTAGAGCAGGAAAGCGGGCAAAAAGGAAGGGGTTTATTTATGCCTATTCGTGTTTTTACGACCGGAAAAATCCACGGGCTTGAACTTCCTATACTCTTTTCTTTATTGGGAGTTGATAAATTACAAAAACGCATGGAGTCTATAGCTAAACATACGGGCTTGCAAGTTTAG
- a CDS encoding DNA gyrase subunit A, with amino-acid sequence MKNTQTNNQPKEQLPHNTFQDQVNDDQRKYSRYVCDSRAIPHEIDGLKPVQRRILWAMWNSDARNRHTKTVKVAGLAMGYHPHGDKSIQDALSAMAQDFTFANNIPLVHGEGTFGDVLDPSAIASPRYTEVKLSDFAKDVGLFESLPDIDYVSNYDETDKEPIHFVGKVPLVLLNNIQGIATGFRCFIPGHNLGDIIDSQISYLKTKKPKNIKPWYKDFHGYISLDTSESGAEILSTGFGFMWEGDTLFLTDSPQNWNREKVINYLDELIDKKDNWLREYVDHSSERFRVELVYKRGEPPTDEQIHELFNKVNTEVLAYNIITYEGKLKNYGPTEIIVRFCEFRKRHLIRRFTRLAGLEKEKIDRNTELIRFIKERWNEKVVGIKSKKDFEEKLQKSKFVYFEWLSTIPVYRMTQEEVEKCKDAIVEAKAKYSEYMALCKEDAKLTDFMMKELVELKEKWNK; translated from the coding sequence ATGAAAAACACCCAGACAAATAACCAGCCAAAAGAGCAGCTCCCGCATAATACATTCCAGGATCAGGTAAATGATGACCAGAGGAAGTATTCCCGCTATGTATGTGATTCACGGGCCATCCCCCATGAAATTGACGGATTAAAACCGGTTCAGAGACGGATTCTCTGGGCTATGTGGAATTCGGATGCGAGAAATCGACATACGAAAACCGTTAAAGTAGCGGGACTTGCCATGGGATACCACCCTCATGGAGATAAATCGATTCAGGATGCTCTTTCTGCCATGGCACAGGATTTTACTTTTGCCAATAATATCCCGCTGGTTCATGGTGAAGGAACTTTTGGAGATGTTCTGGATCCGAGTGCTATTGCCTCTCCTCGTTATACCGAAGTAAAACTTTCAGATTTTGCCAAGGATGTAGGGCTTTTTGAGAGTCTTCCCGATATCGATTATGTAAGCAATTATGATGAAACGGACAAGGAACCCATTCACTTTGTTGGAAAAGTTCCCCTTGTGCTTTTAAATAATATCCAGGGGATTGCCACCGGTTTTCGCTGTTTTATACCGGGACATAACCTCGGTGATATCATTGATTCTCAAATTAGCTATCTAAAAACAAAAAAACCAAAAAACATAAAACCCTGGTATAAAGATTTTCATGGTTATATTTCTCTCGATACTTCCGAAAGCGGGGCTGAAATCTTATCTACCGGTTTTGGTTTTATGTGGGAAGGAGATACATTGTTCCTTACAGATTCTCCTCAAAACTGGAACCGTGAGAAAGTCATTAATTATCTCGATGAGCTTATAGATAAAAAAGATAATTGGCTCCGAGAATATGTAGATCATTCTTCTGAACGTTTTCGTGTTGAGCTGGTGTACAAAAGGGGAGAGCCTCCTACAGATGAACAGATTCATGAACTTTTTAACAAGGTAAATACAGAGGTTCTGGCTTATAATATTATTACCTACGAAGGAAAGCTTAAAAACTACGGTCCTACAGAAATTATTGTTAGGTTCTGTGAATTTCGGAAGAGACATTTGATCCGTCGTTTTACAAGGCTTGCAGGTCTGGAAAAGGAAAAAATCGATAGAAATACAGAGCTGATTCGTTTCATTAAGGAAAGGTGGAATGAAAAGGTAGTAGGAATTAAGTCCAAAAAAGACTTTGAAGAGAAACTTCAAAAATCCAAGTTTGTTTATTTCGAGTGGTTGTCTACAATTCCTGTTTACCGAATGACACAGGAAGAGGTTGAAAAGTGTAAGGATGCTATAGTAGAAGCAAAAGCTAAGTACAGTGAATATATGGCCTTATGTAAGGAAGATGCAAAGTTAACCGATTTTATGATGAAAGAATTAGTTGAGCTTAAGGAAAAGTGGAATAAGTAA
- a CDS encoding response regulator: MKKHLSILYVDDEYINLELFSMCFKGIFYVEKAISGEDALKLLKEVSIYDIIISDMNMPEMDGLQFIKEALQVCGNIPCFILSGYNLNEEIKKAVNEGIVKEFIQKPFDKENLISLVEKWVQ; the protein is encoded by the coding sequence ATGAAAAAGCACTTAAGCATTTTATATGTAGATGATGAATATATAAACCTCGAATTATTCAGTATGTGTTTCAAAGGGATTTTTTACGTAGAAAAAGCTATTTCCGGAGAGGACGCTCTTAAACTCCTGAAGGAAGTTAGCATATACGATATAATTATCAGTGATATGAATATGCCTGAGATGGACGGTTTACAGTTTATCAAAGAAGCCCTGCAAGTCTGTGGAAATATTCCCTGCTTTATCTTATCCGGCTATAACCTGAATGAGGAAATAAAGAAAGCAGTGAATGAAGGTATCGTAAAAGAGTTTATCCAAAAACCCTTTGATAAGGAAAATCTTATATCCCTGGTCGAAAAATGGGTTCAGTAA
- a CDS encoding PD40 domain-containing protein has translation MYFKYLVVFILSLPVFAEYTFKVQPLPGMINTELQEFGPSLSSDGRTLYFYSKRYGKYTDIFYTKKKKDGSWTPPAILRGVNSPYDDQSPHISQEGKFMIFSSNRDGSIEFRLPDGRLGVSRDLYYTEYRNAKWTKPVRMPLNVNTKDIEENPFVHADGLYFTRYPFGKPYEAKIYKLKLEGNALSKEKAVPLPSPVNEEGSASIATIISKDGKELYFSSNRKGGYGGFDIYKVKINEDGSFGKAENLGPEINTEGDEAFMVIDESDKSLIFCRKEIGKSYDLYSGKEVPKDDIALILKIKKKISLNNIHFDINSHTLKSESLPELDKLVKYLQEYKDVKLKVIGHTDLTGDFTENQGLSERRANSVKEYFVSKGINSNRLVTEGKGSTEPLHNSKKEEFNKLNRRTEFQIVE, from the coding sequence ATGTATTTTAAATACTTAGTAGTTTTTATTCTATCTTTACCGGTATTTGCAGAATACACATTCAAAGTTCAACCTTTACCCGGAATGATTAATACCGAGTTGCAAGAATTTGGTCCTTCTCTCAGTAGTGACGGAAGAACTCTTTATTTTTATTCAAAGCGTTACGGAAAATATACAGATATTTTTTATACAAAAAAGAAGAAAGATGGTAGCTGGACTCCTCCGGCAATATTAAGGGGTGTTAATTCTCCTTACGATGATCAGAGTCCCCACATTTCCCAGGAAGGAAAATTCATGATTTTTTCTTCCAATCGCGATGGTTCTATAGAGTTTCGTTTACCGGACGGAAGACTGGGTGTTTCGAGAGATCTATATTATACAGAGTATAGAAATGCTAAATGGACAAAACCGGTTCGTATGCCGCTTAATGTTAATACGAAGGATATAGAAGAGAATCCCTTTGTACACGCTGATGGACTCTATTTCACCCGTTATCCATTCGGTAAACCTTATGAAGCTAAAATTTATAAATTAAAACTAGAAGGAAATGCTTTATCTAAAGAAAAGGCAGTTCCTTTACCATCCCCTGTAAATGAAGAAGGATCCGCAAGTATAGCAACTATAATTTCTAAAGATGGAAAGGAGCTATATTTTTCTTCCAATCGTAAAGGTGGATATGGTGGATTTGATATTTATAAAGTAAAAATCAATGAAGATGGAAGTTTTGGAAAGGCAGAAAATTTGGGACCGGAAATCAATACGGAAGGTGATGAAGCTTTTATGGTGATCGATGAAAGTGATAAGAGTCTTATTTTTTGTCGAAAGGAAATTGGAAAAAGTTATGATCTGTATTCCGGTAAGGAAGTTCCGAAAGATGATATTGCACTTATCTTGAAAATTAAGAAAAAAATATCCTTAAACAATATTCACTTTGATATCAATTCCCATACTTTAAAATCAGAATCATTGCCCGAACTCGATAAACTCGTAAAATACCTACAGGAATACAAGGATGTAAAATTAAAAGTAATCGGACATACGGACTTAACAGGAGACTTCACGGAAAACCAGGGTTTATCCGAGAGAAGAGCTAATTCGGTGAAGGAGTATTTTGTTTCGAAAGGGATTAACTCAAATCGTCTTGTTACGGAAGGAAAGGGATCTACCGAACCACTCCATAATAGTAAAAAGGAAGAATTCAATAAATTGAATCGCCGAACAGAATTTCAGATTGTTGAATAA
- a CDS encoding GNAT family N-acetyltransferase encodes MEEIIHIGDAEKIESLELLNHFTRTINQLASGADPIFQVRKRFPVKIFEIYRKLQGTDKVLFIGKKVEKELVAIMLSRVEEKPFLKEEKILYIDIAVTKKGKENKGYMSSLLQFTENWAKENGFPVIELRVISPNLQALQFWERKGYREFYRRFRKTEF; translated from the coding sequence ATGGAAGAAATTATTCACATTGGTGATGCAGAAAAAATTGAGTCTCTGGAACTTTTAAATCACTTTACCCGCACGATTAATCAACTGGCTTCGGGTGCAGATCCCATCTTTCAAGTAAGAAAGCGTTTCCCGGTAAAAATATTCGAAATCTATCGTAAGTTACAGGGCACAGATAAGGTCTTATTCATAGGCAAAAAGGTAGAGAAGGAACTTGTCGCGATAATGCTTTCAAGAGTTGAAGAAAAGCCCTTCTTAAAAGAAGAAAAAATCTTGTATATTGATATTGCAGTAACAAAGAAAGGAAAGGAGAACAAAGGTTATATGAGTTCTTTATTGCAGTTCACTGAAAATTGGGCGAAAGAAAATGGATTCCCTGTAATAGAACTCCGTGTTATCAGTCCAAACCTACAGGCTTTACAGTTCTGGGAAAGAAAAGGATACCGTGAATTTTATCGAAGATTCAGAAAAACAGAGTTTTAG
- a CDS encoding acyl-CoA synthetase, whose product MSDTFNLAEFCLQENLEKRGNKEALIFLRGKNIRASFTYRELAIKMASLSKQLKEYNLQKGSRIFIRLNHSPEFAIAFFAIVASGYVAVPASPQLSKEEVTYLLKDSASSLVLFDSSLPLPSEIPSYCISLDIQKVDFEKESNLVFFNTRKDDPAFLVYTSGTTAYPKGVLHAQRSVLGRIPMLEGWTGLQEKDRLLHAGQMNWTYTLGVGLMDTWASGATSILYSGESIPEYWPYFIGREQVSIFVAVPALYRRILKYTKLYNYNLQSLRHCLCAGEALTSDLHEVWVRESGKELFEALGMSEVSTYISSSSNFPYRSGSPGKPQKGRKVCLLPIDKESTEPLEKGEEGYIAIHKTEPGLMLGYWNVEDKKHTGFRGDWFITGDVAHYDEDGYYYYHGRNDEMMNSFGYRVSPLEVERVLKQCLLVSDAAVTEIKKENGISLIAAFVVLQDSCNETQVAEKILQYCSERLARYKTPREFHFVNKLPRNSNGKLKRKDLLLFL is encoded by the coding sequence ATGTCAGACACCTTCAATTTAGCTGAATTTTGTTTACAAGAAAACTTAGAAAAACGAGGCAATAAAGAAGCTCTTATTTTCTTACGCGGGAAAAATATCCGTGCATCTTTTACTTATAGAGAGCTGGCTATAAAAATGGCTTCTTTATCCAAGCAGCTAAAAGAATACAATTTACAAAAAGGTTCCAGGATTTTCATTCGCTTAAATCATTCTCCTGAATTTGCCATTGCTTTTTTTGCTATTGTTGCTTCGGGCTATGTTGCAGTTCCCGCTTCTCCCCAACTCAGTAAAGAAGAAGTTACCTATCTTCTAAAAGATTCGGCATCCTCCCTGGTTCTATTTGACTCATCTTTGCCGCTTCCTTCTGAAATACCTTCATACTGCATTTCTCTCGATATCCAAAAAGTAGACTTTGAAAAAGAATCTAATTTAGTTTTTTTTAATACAAGAAAGGATGACCCGGCATTTCTCGTATATACCTCAGGCACAACCGCCTATCCTAAAGGTGTACTACACGCACAAAGATCGGTTCTCGGTAGAATCCCTATGCTAGAAGGCTGGACCGGTTTGCAGGAGAAAGATAGACTCTTGCACGCCGGACAAATGAATTGGACCTATACTCTTGGTGTCGGTTTGATGGATACCTGGGCGAGTGGAGCCACATCAATTCTTTACTCCGGTGAGAGTATACCGGAATACTGGCCTTATTTCATTGGAAGAGAACAGGTAAGCATCTTTGTTGCCGTGCCGGCTCTATACAGGAGAATATTAAAATATACTAAATTATATAATTATAATTTACAATCTCTCAGACACTGTCTTTGTGCCGGAGAAGCACTCACTTCTGATTTGCATGAAGTCTGGGTTAGAGAAAGTGGTAAGGAGTTATTTGAAGCACTGGGTATGAGTGAAGTTTCTACTTATATAAGTTCTTCCTCAAATTTTCCCTACAGAAGCGGCAGTCCGGGCAAGCCCCAAAAAGGAAGAAAAGTTTGCCTGCTTCCTATAGATAAAGAAAGCACAGAGCCTTTAGAAAAAGGAGAGGAAGGTTATATAGCTATTCATAAAACAGAACCCGGACTTATGTTAGGTTATTGGAATGTAGAAGACAAGAAACATACGGGTTTTAGAGGAGATTGGTTTATTACGGGAGATGTGGCTCACTATGATGAGGATGGTTATTATTACTATCACGGAAGAAATGATGAAATGATGAATTCTTTCGGATATAGAGTTTCTCCCCTTGAGGTTGAGAGAGTTTTAAAACAATGTTTGCTTGTATCCGATGCGGCGGTTACGGAGATAAAAAAAGAGAATGGGATCAGTTTAATTGCAGCCTTTGTTGTTTTACAGGACTCATGTAATGAAACACAGGTAGCAGAAAAAATTTTACAGTATTGTTCCGAACGCCTCGCCCGGTACAAGACTCCCAGGGAGTTCCACTTTGTAAATAAGTTACCCAGAAATTCAAATGGAAAATTAAAACGTAAAGATCTATTATTATTTCTCTAA
- a CDS encoding universal stress protein, which yields MERLIKKILVPVDGSDSSKKAIDYAIATAKQISAHLTILEVVEDFGPLPGYYEKAPEGVNRVNWISEQRFEKLHPDLEHAGIKWDRRVSEGYPADIICELAEQGEYDLIIIGSRGLSPLGRFLMGSVSDRVVHHAHCSVLVVK from the coding sequence ATGGAAAGGTTAATTAAGAAAATACTGGTACCGGTAGATGGTTCTGATAGTTCAAAAAAAGCTATAGACTATGCTATTGCCACTGCGAAACAAATTAGTGCCCATCTAACTATTTTAGAAGTAGTGGAAGATTTTGGACCGCTTCCCGGTTATTATGAAAAGGCTCCGGAAGGAGTAAATCGTGTGAACTGGATCTCAGAACAACGCTTTGAAAAATTACATCCCGATTTGGAACATGCGGGTATTAAATGGGATAGAAGAGTTTCGGAAGGTTATCCGGCTGATATAATTTGTGAGCTTGCAGAACAAGGTGAATACGATCTGATTATTATTGGAAGCAGGGGCTTAAGTCCTCTCGGACGATTTCTTATGGGTTCCGTTTCTGATAGAGTGGTTCATCATGCCCATTGTTCTGTTCTGGTAGTCAAATAA
- a CDS encoding class I mannose-6-phosphate isomerase, whose product MQKVLQFEPIYKKLVWGGSKLKTLLGRNIPSENIGESWEISDYGNDISIIKNGNWKGMSLRECYTKYPDLFFDFDYELKKGFPLLIKLIDARDKLSVQVHPDADYVLKHDPKSSEKKESWLILQSDPKASIYCGFSKSSSRSSYLKKINSLRAEEDLQKYFTKPGDAFLIKPGTLHSIGAGNFLLEVQQSSDSTYRVYDYGRPGLDGKPRELHLEKALSVINYNSSSQKDLLAYREIPCNFGKRFLLTHNQAFFLDFIETGTEFAASQLSDKTGFLVLHIIEGEISIPEEGLFFKKGDTFLLTNEAIKSNLLIKPEKEVKFALAGMGRRE is encoded by the coding sequence ATGCAAAAAGTCTTACAATTTGAACCTATCTATAAAAAGCTGGTCTGGGGGGGGTCTAAACTTAAAACCTTACTGGGGCGAAATATTCCTTCCGAAAACATCGGAGAATCCTGGGAGATTTCTGACTACGGAAATGATATATCCATTATAAAAAATGGAAACTGGAAAGGAATGAGCCTGAGGGAATGTTATACAAAATATCCGGATTTATTTTTTGATTTTGACTATGAACTCAAAAAAGGCTTTCCTCTCCTTATCAAACTGATAGATGCCAGGGACAAGCTTTCTGTTCAGGTTCATCCGGATGCCGACTATGTACTCAAGCATGATCCAAAGAGTTCAGAAAAGAAAGAGTCCTGGTTAATTCTTCAATCAGACCCAAAAGCCAGTATTTACTGTGGCTTTTCAAAATCCAGCAGTCGAAGCTCCTATTTAAAGAAAATAAATAGCTTAAGAGCTGAAGAGGACCTACAAAAATATTTCACAAAACCAGGTGACGCATTTTTAATAAAACCCGGTACTTTGCATTCTATCGGAGCCGGAAATTTCCTCTTAGAAGTTCAACAATCCTCAGATTCTACCTACAGGGTATACGATTACGGAAGGCCGGGCTTAGATGGAAAACCCAGAGAGTTGCACCTTGAAAAGGCCCTTTCTGTAATTAATTATAACTCATCCAGTCAAAAAGACTTATTAGCGTACAGAGAAATTCCCTGCAACTTTGGAAAGCGTTTTTTACTTACACATAATCAGGCGTTTTTTCTTGACTTCATAGAAACCGGAACTGAATTTGCAGCTTCTCAACTCTCCGATAAAACGGGATTTCTGGTTCTGCATATTATTGAAGGAGAAATATCTATACCGGAAGAAGGTCTTTTTTTTAAAAAAGGAGATACATTTCTTTTGACAAATGAAGCAATAAAATCAAATCTTCTTATAAAGCCGGAAAAGGAAGTAAAATTTGCCCTTGCAGGCATGGGCAGAAGGGAGTAA
- a CDS encoding DNA gyrase subunit B: MTKKTAEASSRNFKKLSNVEHVRMRTGMWLGQNSMSTFEQHYFLRSSDKKYSIEHKEINEIPAKLKCLDEACMNAVDEYRKNLKDPKVPPKDKMSRLSVSLSNNCKRITVADNGRGIPASNAEGVYLHLMYGENFDDQVKQDHVAGQNGVGISLVRMVSAYFRVETINGKQLYKKVFTLHEDVKKQIRSYGYKGDVLEKIFLYFDEHGTFKSCNLMKEEEIEKLNPLLKKHNHIEIIQDADPKKHGTEVEFELDSKFFNKLDMSFDSALLEQYLQDIAMTNPGLEVTFSHKKKTEKFKFKKGMDEIFANSDLSYYKMEYQNPEAPSQIHLETYVVMGQNKTLTWVNTNFAVLGGSAIEYLENRLCDEVRKKNQIVQLEKKLKTACTRNDVRNCFHMYVNLRILNPRFKSQDKSYLINDLNEEIRKAVDKNLDKLLKKTNLLDEVKGQMERRTRMKEMEEAQKGVRKASKMNIAKLMPPTGKPNEPGRTLFIAEGDSAIAGLRPARNPKIHGLFPLRGKPMNCKGMSLAKALANEELKNIVAIIGLPINGHVSSIDELNYERISIITDADFDGYAIRSLMLSFFFEYWPELFELGVIHVSSAPLYEVDIKWKNGKKETFFCIDDKDYDILMKRVEKEKGEMARKKRNKGLGETGKEAMRFAVDKCMTKILLNDKKAAQEIQLLWFHKGYAEQRREAISEYAMSVIED; this comes from the coding sequence ATGACAAAGAAAACAGCAGAAGCGAGTAGTCGGAATTTTAAAAAGCTATCCAATGTAGAACACGTTCGGATGAGAACAGGGATGTGGCTCGGACAAAACTCTATGTCCACTTTTGAGCAACATTATTTTCTACGTAGTTCTGATAAAAAATATAGCATTGAGCATAAGGAGATTAATGAAATCCCCGCAAAGCTAAAGTGTCTCGATGAAGCCTGTATGAACGCGGTGGATGAATATCGTAAAAATCTTAAGGACCCGAAGGTTCCTCCTAAAGATAAAATGTCCCGTCTGAGTGTTAGTTTATCTAATAACTGTAAACGAATTACTGTTGCTGATAACGGACGGGGGATTCCGGCAAGTAATGCGGAAGGAGTTTATCTCCACCTGATGTACGGTGAAAACTTTGACGACCAGGTAAAGCAAGATCATGTGGCCGGACAAAATGGGGTGGGAATTTCTCTCGTGCGCATGGTTTCAGCATACTTTCGTGTAGAAACCATAAATGGAAAGCAGTTGTATAAAAAGGTGTTCACTCTACACGAAGATGTAAAAAAGCAAATCCGTTCTTACGGATACAAGGGAGATGTGCTGGAGAAAATATTCCTCTACTTCGACGAACACGGAACCTTTAAAAGTTGTAACCTTATGAAAGAGGAAGAGATTGAAAAACTAAATCCTCTTTTAAAAAAACATAATCATATAGAAATCATACAGGATGCCGATCCCAAAAAACACGGAACGGAAGTTGAATTTGAGTTAGATAGTAAATTCTTTAACAAGCTCGATATGTCCTTCGATTCTGCACTTTTAGAGCAGTATCTACAGGATATAGCCATGACAAATCCTGGACTTGAAGTTACCTTTTCCCATAAAAAGAAAACAGAAAAGTTTAAATTTAAAAAAGGGATGGATGAAATCTTTGCCAATTCTGACTTGAGTTACTACAAGATGGAGTACCAGAATCCGGAAGCACCAAGCCAGATTCATCTTGAAACCTATGTGGTAATGGGACAAAATAAAACCCTTACCTGGGTAAATACAAACTTTGCTGTACTGGGTGGCTCTGCTATTGAGTATCTTGAAAACCGTCTCTGCGATGAAGTGAGAAAGAAAAATCAGATTGTACAGTTAGAGAAGAAACTAAAAACCGCCTGTACGAGAAACGATGTAAGAAACTGTTTCCACATGTATGTAAACCTGCGAATCCTGAACCCTCGCTTCAAATCTCAGGACAAATCCTATCTCATTAATGATCTGAATGAAGAAATTCGTAAAGCGGTAGACAAAAATCTTGATAAGCTTTTAAAGAAGACAAATCTTTTAGATGAAGTTAAAGGCCAGATGGAAAGACGTACCCGGATGAAAGAAATGGAAGAAGCACAAAAAGGGGTACGTAAGGCTTCCAAGATGAATATAGCCAAGCTTATGCCTCCGACGGGTAAACCGAATGAACCCGGAAGAACTCTTTTCATTGCCGAGGGAGATTCGGCGATAGCCGGTCTTCGTCCGGCAAGGAATCCTAAGATTCACGGTCTATTCCCTTTAAGGGGAAAACCGATGAATTGCAAGGGAATGAGTCTTGCCAAGGCGCTGGCTAACGAAGAGCTGAAGAATATTGTGGCGATTATAGGCCTTCCCATTAACGGCCATGTTTCGAGCATAGATGAATTAAACTATGAAAGAATCAGCATTATCACAGATGCGGACTTTGATGGTTACGCCATACGTTCCCTGATGCTATCTTTCTTTTTTGAATACTGGCCGGAATTATTTGAATTAGGTGTGATACACGTTTCTTCTGCTCCTCTGTATGAAGTAGATATAAAATGGAAAAATGGTAAGAAAGAAACTTTTTTCTGTATCGATGATAAAGATTATGATATTCTTATGAAGCGAGTGGAAAAAGAAAAGGGAGAAATGGCCAGAAAAAAACGTAATAAAGGTCTCGGAGAAACCGGCAAGGAAGCCATGCGTTTTGCTGTAGACAAGTGCATGACGAAAATTCTTTTAAATGATAAAAAAGCAGCCCAGGAAATCCAGCTTTTATGGTTTCATAAGGGTTATGCGGAGCAAAGAAGGGAAGCTATTTCCGAATATGCGATGTCGGTAATAGAAGACTAG